Sequence from the Sphingobium indicum B90A genome:
CGAAGGCATCGCCGTCGGTGCGGCAGGCCGACATGAACGCCAGCCGCCCGCCCAGGCAATATCCGACCAGGCCGACCTTGCCGCCTTGCCCCAATTCGGCCCGGGCGGCCTTTATCGTGGCCTCTATGTCGCGAATGCCCTGATCCTGGTTGAATTTCTGCATATGGCCGAAGGCCGCCTGAAGCTCCTCGCCTATGTCGGCGTCGAGTTCGACATGCGGCTTTTCGCGCCAGAACAGATCGGGCGCCATGGCCAGATAGCCGGCCGCCGCCCAGCTATCGCATTTGCGGCGGATGCCCTCGTTCACGCCGAAGATTTCCTGGATCACGACGATCGCGGCCTTGGGCGCGCCCTCCGGCCGGGCGACATAGACATCGAAGCGGGCATCGCCCTCCAGCGTGGGGATGGATGTGAATGCTGCCATGGGAAAGTCCTTCTCAAATCGCGTCATGTCCAGGGAACGGCATAATGGCGCTTGCGGGGCCGAGCGCAACCATGCCAGCCGTCAAAAAATTTGCCTTGGTTGCCCTTGTTGCGGCATGAGGCGTTGTAAAGCGAGGGCGCAGCAAAGGGTAGCAGGTTATGAAGGTAAGCGTGGACGTCGACTGCACTCCTGCGGAGGCCCGGGCTTTCCTGGGGCTGCCGGATGTCACCCCCATTCACGACAAATATGTGAAAACGATGCTCGACAGCTTCGACGGCGTCGCCAATGTCGAGCAGATGGAAACGCTGTTCAGGAGTTTTTCGCCCCTGGGCGATGCCGGGATGCGCCTGTTCAAACAGATGATGGACATCGGCCTGGCGGGGATGCCGGGCAAGAATGGCGACAAGAATCCAGGCTGATCCCCTTCGCGACGACGCGCCGTGACGGAGACCATCTTTGCCTTGTCGAGCGGCGCGCCTCCCGCCGGCATCGCTGTCGTGCGGATCAGCGGACCGGCGGCGGGGCAGGCGCTGCTGGCGCTGGCCGGAAGCCTGCCGCCGGCCAGACGGGCGCGGCTGTCCTCATTGCGGGATCCGCGTGACGGCGCGTTGCTGGACCGGGCGCTGGTCCTGTGGTTTCCCGGCCCCGACACGGCGACCGGCGAAGACCTGGCGGAACTGCACTGCCATGGCGGGCGCGCCGTCATCGCCGCGGTCGAGCAGGCGCTGGCTTCCCTGGAAGGACTGCGCCGGGCCGAGGCGGGGGAATTCACCCGGCGCGCCTTTACCAATGGCCGCATGGACCTGAATGCCGTGGAGGGCCTGTCGGACCTGCTGGCGGCCGAGACGCAGCAGCAGCGCCGGGCAGCCCTGCTGATGGCGGAGGGTCATTTTTCGCAAAGGGTGGAGCAATGG
This genomic interval carries:
- a CDS encoding dienelactone hydrolase family protein → MAAFTSIPTLEGDARFDVYVARPEGAPKAAIVVIQEIFGVNEGIRRKCDSWAAAGYLAMAPDLFWREKPHVELDADIGEELQAAFGHMQKFNQDQGIRDIEATIKAARAELGQGGKVGLVGYCLGGRLAFMSACRTDGDAFVAYYGVGIDGLLNEQHAIGKPVLLHVPTADGFVPPDVQRKMHEGLKDNRHVTLHDYEGLDHGFAAEMGARRNEAAAQLADGRTADFFAAHL
- a CDS encoding DUF6489 family protein → MKVSVDVDCTPAEARAFLGLPDVTPIHDKYVKTMLDSFDGVANVEQMETLFRSFSPLGDAGMRLFKQMMDIGLAGMPGKNGDKNPG